From uncultured Fusobacterium sp., a single genomic window includes:
- a CDS encoding YjjG family noncanonical pyrimidine nucleotidase, whose protein sequence is MKFDLILFDIDGTLLDFNLTEKNALKETFEEYNFKFNNNIYERYHNINIFYWKELEKGKIDKDKLGYARFDQLFNEYNLKADSKEFNIKYRKRLGEGAYLLEGAEEICRYFYGKVKMATASNGGKDIQLKRMKKVGLDKYMDYMFISEEVGYNKPDKKYFDYIFNKIGDISKDRIIIIGDSLTADILGGINSGIKTCWINLTGEENIENITPDFKITNILQLKEIIG, encoded by the coding sequence ATGAAATTTGATTTAATATTATTTGATATTGACGGCACTTTACTTGATTTTAACTTAACAGAAAAAAATGCTTTAAAAGAAACTTTTGAAGAATATAATTTTAAATTTAATAATAATATCTATGAAAGATATCATAATATCAATATTTTTTATTGGAAAGAGTTAGAAAAAGGAAAAATAGATAAAGATAAACTTGGATATGCTAGATTTGATCAACTTTTTAATGAATATAATTTAAAAGCTGATTCCAAAGAGTTTAATATAAAATATAGAAAAAGGCTAGGAGAAGGTGCATATCTTTTAGAGGGTGCAGAAGAAATATGTAGATATTTTTATGGAAAAGTAAAAATGGCAACTGCCTCAAATGGAGGAAAAGACATACAATTAAAAAGAATGAAAAAAGTTGGGTTAGATAAGTATATGGACTATATGTTCATCTCTGAAGAGGTAGGTTATAATAAGCCAGACAAAAAATATTTTGATTATATATTTAATAAAATAGGAGATATTTCTAAAGATAGAATTATTATTATTGGTGACTCTTTAACAGCTGATATTTTAGGTGGAATCAACAGTGGAATAAAAACTTGTTGGATAAATTTAACTGGAGAAGAAAATATTGAAAATATTACTCCTGATTTTAAAATAACAAATATCTTACAATTAAAAGAAATTATTGGATAA
- a CDS encoding homoserine kinase, with amino-acid sequence MAVYTHLNFEDMTNITKQYNLIVYSFEGIPEGILNTNYLLYTDKGKLILRVLEGNRSFESEKEELDFLLELSKIIPCTVPFKTVNGETLIRYKDKLMSLFYYIEGKKIEKITPDYLTQIGILLGKFHKFSQNKVINRKTRIDDNYYLSKLNLDCVDIEKEEREKILRLHKKLTDIDFLSLPKGIVHNDIFPDNVFVNNNNIVGILDFNDATFAPFIFDIGIIINFWIRIKKLNSIQEKEHIKIFLNAYESIRKLTIQEKELLNMGILKMALAFILVRIDRLIVRKEENILIEKKSYKNLMYLLKYFD; translated from the coding sequence ATGGCAGTATATACACATTTAAATTTTGAGGATATGACAAATATAACAAAACAATATAATTTAATTGTATACTCTTTTGAAGGAATTCCAGAGGGAATTTTAAATACTAACTATTTATTATATACTGATAAAGGTAAGCTTATTTTAAGAGTTTTAGAAGGAAATAGGAGTTTTGAATCAGAAAAAGAAGAATTAGATTTTTTATTAGAATTAAGTAAAATAATTCCATGTACTGTTCCATTTAAAACTGTTAATGGTGAGACTTTAATAAGGTATAAAGACAAATTGATGAGTTTATTTTATTATATTGAAGGGAAAAAAATAGAAAAAATTACCCCTGATTATCTTACACAAATTGGAATTTTATTAGGAAAATTTCATAAATTTTCTCAAAATAAAGTGATTAATAGAAAAACTAGAATAGATGATAATTATTACTTAAGCAAATTAAATTTAGATTGTGTTGATATTGAAAAAGAGGAGAGAGAAAAAATTTTAAGGTTGCATAAAAAATTGACAGATATAGACTTTTTATCTCTTCCTAAAGGAATTGTACACAACGATATTTTTCCAGATAATGTTTTTGTAAATAATAATAACATTGTTGGAATATTGGATTTTAATGATGCTACATTTGCTCCTTTTATTTTTGATATTGGAATTATTATTAATTTTTGGATTAGAATAAAAAAATTAAATTCTATACAAGAAAAAGAACATATTAAAATATTTTTAAATGCTTATGAAAGTATACGTAAATTAACTATACAAGAAAAAGAATTATTGAATATGGGAATTTTAAAAATGGCGTTAGCTTTTATTTTAGTGAGAATAGATAGGCTTATCGTTAGAAAAGAAGAGAATATTTTAATAGAAAAGAAAAGTTATAAAAATCTTATGTATCTTTTAAAGTATTTTGATTAA
- a CDS encoding 3-hydroxybutyryl-CoA dehydrogenase: MKVGVIGAGTMGSGIAQTFAQTEGYEVVLCDINAEFAARGKAKIAKGFERMIAKGKMDQATVDAVLAKITTGTKDICGDCDLIIEAALENMEIKKQTFKELDGICKPEAIFATNTSSLSITEIGAGLNRPVIGMHFFNPVPVMKLVEVIAGLNTPAEVVDKIKAISEEIGKVPVQVEEAAGFVVNRVLIPMINEAVGILADGVASAEGIDNAMKLGANHPMGPLALGDLIGLDVCLAIMEVLYNEFGDSKYRPHPLLRKMVRGGKLGRKTGEGFFNYAK; encoded by the coding sequence ATGAAAGTAGGAGTAATCGGTGCAGGAACTATGGGTTCTGGTATAGCACAAACATTTGCACAAACAGAAGGATACGAAGTAGTACTTTGTGATATTAATGCTGAATTTGCAGCAAGAGGAAAAGCTAAAATAGCTAAAGGATTCGAAAGAATGATAGCTAAGGGAAAAATGGATCAAGCTACTGTTGATGCTGTATTAGCAAAAATAACTACTGGAACTAAAGATATTTGTGGAGATTGCGACTTAATAATTGAAGCAGCTTTAGAAAACATGGAAATCAAAAAACAAACTTTCAAAGAACTAGATGGAATTTGCAAACCAGAAGCAATATTTGCAACTAATACATCTTCTCTATCTATAACTGAAATTGGTGCAGGACTTAACAGACCAGTTATCGGAATGCACTTCTTCAACCCAGTACCTGTTATGAAACTTGTAGAAGTTATTGCAGGACTTAACACTCCAGCAGAAGTTGTTGACAAAATCAAAGCTATCTCTGAAGAAATTGGTAAAGTACCAGTTCAAGTAGAAGAAGCAGCAGGATTCGTTGTAAACAGAGTGTTAATTCCTATGATCAACGAAGCAGTTGGAATTTTAGCTGACGGTGTTGCATCAGCTGAAGGAATCGACAATGCAATGAAACTTGGAGCTAACCACCCAATGGGACCTCTAGCTCTTGGAGACTTAATTGGACTAGATGTATGTCTAGCTATCATGGAAGTTCTTTACAATGAATTTGGAGATTCTAAATACAGACCTCATCCATTATTAAGAAAAATGGTTAGAGGAGGAAAACTTGGTAGAAAAACTGGAGAAGGATTCTTCAACTACGCAAAATAA
- a CDS encoding acetyl-CoA C-acetyltransferase: MAKKIVLAGACRTAIGSMGGALSGVGAADLGATVIKEALNRAGVAADQVDHVLMGCVIQAGLGQNVARQASLKAGLPIETPAVTINVVCGSGLNAVNMAANMIQAGEADIVVAGGTENMSAAPYLLRKGRYGYRLGNAELVDSMVNDALWDAFNNYHMGITAENICDQWGLTREQLDEFAAASQQKAVKAQEEGKFDDEIVPVVIKGKKGDIVVSKDEGPRAGTTAEGIAKLRPAFKKDGMVTAANASSINDGAAAIVVMSEEKAKELGVTPMATWVAGALGGVDPSIMGIGPVASTRKVLAKTGMEIKDFDLIEANEAFAAQSLAVGRDLGFDTSKLNVNGGAIALGHPVGASGCRILVTLLHEMAKRDAKTGLATLCIGGGMGCSTIVKRD, encoded by the coding sequence ATGGCAAAAAAAATAGTTTTAGCAGGGGCATGTCGTACAGCAATTGGATCTATGGGAGGAGCTCTAAGCGGAGTTGGAGCAGCAGATTTAGGAGCAACAGTTATAAAAGAAGCTTTAAACAGAGCTGGAGTAGCAGCAGATCAAGTTGATCATGTACTTATGGGATGTGTAATTCAAGCAGGTTTAGGACAAAACGTGGCTCGTCAAGCATCTTTAAAAGCAGGATTACCTATTGAAACTCCTGCAGTAACAATCAACGTAGTTTGTGGATCAGGACTAAATGCAGTTAATATGGCAGCAAATATGATTCAAGCTGGAGAAGCTGATATCGTAGTAGCTGGAGGAACTGAAAACATGTCAGCAGCACCATATCTATTAAGAAAAGGACGTTATGGATACCGTTTAGGAAATGCTGAATTAGTAGACTCAATGGTAAATGATGCTCTATGGGATGCATTCAATAACTATCATATGGGAATTACAGCAGAAAATATTTGTGATCAATGGGGATTAACTAGAGAACAATTAGACGAATTTGCAGCAGCAAGTCAACAAAAAGCTGTTAAAGCTCAAGAAGAAGGAAAATTCGATGATGAAATTGTTCCAGTTGTTATAAAAGGTAAAAAAGGGGATATCGTTGTATCTAAAGACGAAGGACCTAGAGCAGGAACTACTGCTGAAGGAATTGCTAAATTAAGACCAGCATTCAAAAAAGATGGAATGGTTACAGCAGCTAACGCTTCAAGTATCAACGATGGTGCAGCAGCAATAGTTGTTATGAGTGAAGAAAAAGCTAAAGAACTTGGTGTAACTCCAATGGCTACTTGGGTTGCAGGAGCATTAGGTGGAGTAGATCCATCAATCATGGGAATTGGACCAGTTGCTTCTACAAGAAAAGTATTAGCTAAAACAGGAATGGAAATCAAAGACTTTGATCTTATCGAAGCAAACGAAGCTTTCGCAGCTCAATCACTTGCAGTAGGAAGAGATTTAGGATTTGATACTTCTAAACTTAATGTAAACGGAGGAGCAATAGCTCTTGGACACCCAGTTGGAGCTTCAGGATGTCGTATCCTAGTAACTCTTCTTCATGAAATGGCTAAGAGAGATGCTAAAACAGGTCTTGCTACACTTTGCATCGGTGGTGGAATGGGATGTTCTACTATCGTTAAGAGAGACTAA
- a CDS encoding enoyl-CoA hydratase-related protein yields the protein MNFITYEQDGFVGVITINRPKALNALNSDVLKELDACLDGINLETTRALILTGAGEKSFVAGADIGEMSTLTKAEGEAFGKIGNDVFRKLETFPIPVIAAINGFALGGGCEISMSCDIRICSENAVFGQPEVGLGITPGFGGTQRLARIIGVGKAKEMIYAATNVKAEEAYRIGLVNAVYPLEELMPAAKKLAGKIAKNAPIAVRACKKAINEGLDAVMDEAIVIEEKLFGSCFETEDQKEGMKAFLEKRKVEGFQNK from the coding sequence ATGAATTTCATAACATATGAACAAGACGGTTTTGTTGGTGTAATAACTATCAATCGTCCAAAAGCATTAAATGCTTTAAACAGCGATGTTTTAAAAGAACTAGATGCTTGTTTAGATGGAATTAACTTAGAAACTACAAGAGCTCTTATCCTTACTGGAGCTGGAGAAAAATCATTTGTTGCCGGTGCTGACATCGGAGAAATGAGCACTTTAACTAAAGCAGAAGGAGAAGCTTTCGGAAAAATCGGAAACGATGTATTTAGAAAACTTGAAACTTTCCCTATCCCTGTAATAGCAGCAATCAATGGATTTGCTTTAGGTGGAGGATGTGAAATCTCTATGAGTTGCGATATCAGAATTTGTTCTGAAAACGCAGTATTCGGACAACCAGAAGTAGGATTAGGAATTACTCCAGGATTTGGAGGAACTCAAAGACTTGCTCGTATTATAGGTGTTGGAAAAGCTAAAGAAATGATATATGCAGCAACTAATGTTAAAGCTGAAGAAGCTTATAGAATAGGATTAGTAAATGCAGTTTATCCTTTAGAAGAATTAATGCCAGCAGCTAAAAAATTAGCTGGAAAAATAGCTAAAAATGCTCCAATAGCAGTTCGTGCTTGTAAAAAAGCTATCAACGAAGGATTAGATGCTGTTATGGATGAAGCTATCGTTATAGAAGAAAAACTATTTGGAAGCTGTTTTGAAACAGAAGACCAAAAAGAAGGAATGAAAGCATTCTTAGAAAAAAGAAAAGTTGAAGGATTCCAAAACAAATAA
- a CDS encoding lysophospholipid acyltransferase family protein yields MYRLQYWIVMIFRFILLLFPQKLRFKFAEFLGWLGYVTIKKRRETTLMNLKLAFPDKSDKEREEIALKSYKIMLKAFLCSLWFKEYFKNKNNVKTLNKIAFEKAYAKGKGVIVALMHMGNMEASVKAVDGYNLVTVAKKQRNPYIDEFITESRERDLNLTLLKKSKGTSKELIKRLNNQNIIALFSDHRDKGTIVDFFGESAKAPTGAVSLALKFDIPLLLVYNTFNEDNSCTVHVLDEIELVKTDSFKDDVINNTQNLIHRMEDVIREYPEQWMWFHDRWNLYSKHSKLRKEKK; encoded by the coding sequence ATATATAGATTACAATATTGGATAGTCATGATCTTTAGATTTATTCTTCTACTTTTTCCACAAAAATTGAGATTTAAATTTGCTGAATTTTTAGGTTGGTTAGGTTATGTTACTATAAAGAAGCGTCGTGAAACTACTCTTATGAATTTAAAACTAGCTTTTCCAGATAAAAGCGACAAAGAAAGAGAAGAAATTGCACTTAAATCATATAAGATTATGTTAAAAGCTTTTCTTTGCTCTCTTTGGTTTAAAGAATATTTTAAAAATAAAAATAATGTTAAGACTTTAAATAAAATAGCATTTGAAAAAGCTTATGCAAAGGGAAAAGGAGTTATTGTTGCTCTTATGCACATGGGAAATATGGAGGCAAGTGTTAAAGCTGTTGATGGATACAACCTTGTTACTGTTGCTAAAAAACAAAGAAATCCATATATTGATGAGTTTATTACAGAAAGTAGAGAGCGTGATCTAAATTTAACGCTCTTAAAGAAAAGTAAAGGAACAAGTAAAGAACTTATCAAGAGACTAAATAATCAAAATATCATTGCTCTTTTTAGTGACCATAGAGATAAAGGAACTATTGTAGATTTTTTTGGTGAAAGTGCAAAGGCCCCTACTGGTGCTGTGTCTCTAGCTTTAAAATTTGATATTCCATTGCTTTTAGTTTATAATACTTTCAACGAGGATAATAGTTGTACTGTCCATGTTTTAGATGAAATTGAACTTGTAAAAACTGATAGTTTTAAAGATGATGTTATTAATAACACACAAAATCTTATTCATAGAATGGAAGATGTTATTAGAGAGTATCCTGAACAATGGATGTGGTTCCATGATAGATGGAATTTATACAGTAAACACTCTAAACTTCGTAAAGAAAAAAAATAA
- a CDS encoding 5'-methylthioadenosine/adenosylhomocysteine nucleosidase, which produces MRIGIIGAMNEEVIELKNIMTDIQVEKIGNLEFFKGNLLNKEVVLVEGGIGKVNAAICATLMIEHFKVSKILFTGVAGGTNPDINIGDIVIGVDQIEHDFDSTAFGYALGQIPRMDTYIFEADRELVDLAYSVAVEKFGREKVRKGRIVSGDEFVASVEKIKWLRDTFNADCTEMEGAAVAHVCHVFKMPFLIIRAISDKANHDAKVDFPEFVKLAAKNSKTIIEGILERI; this is translated from the coding sequence ATGAGAATAGGTATAATTGGAGCAATGAATGAAGAGGTAATAGAATTAAAAAATATTATGACTGATATTCAAGTTGAAAAAATTGGAAATCTTGAGTTCTTTAAGGGAAATCTTTTAAATAAAGAGGTTGTATTAGTTGAAGGAGGAATTGGAAAAGTAAATGCTGCTATATGTGCAACTTTGATGATAGAACATTTTAAGGTATCAAAAATTTTATTTACAGGAGTAGCAGGAGGAACAAATCCAGATATTAATATAGGGGATATTGTTATTGGAGTAGATCAAATAGAACATGACTTTGATAGTACAGCTTTTGGATATGCTCTTGGACAAATTCCTAGAATGGATACATATATATTTGAAGCTGATAGAGAGCTTGTAGATCTTGCTTACTCTGTTGCTGTTGAAAAATTTGGAAGAGAAAAAGTTAGAAAGGGACGTATTGTAAGTGGAGATGAGTTTGTTGCATCTGTTGAAAAGATAAAATGGCTGAGAGATACTTTTAATGCTGATTGTACAGAAATGGAAGGGGCTGCTGTAGCTCATGTTTGCCATGTGTTTAAAATGCCTTTCTTAATTATAAGAGCTATCTCTGATAAAGCTAACCATGATGCAAAAGTAGATTTTCCAGAGTTTGTAAAACTTGCTGCTAAAAATTCTAAAACAATAATTGAAGGAATTCTAGAAAGAATATAA